Below is a genomic region from Sorghum bicolor cultivar BTx623 chromosome 9, Sorghum_bicolor_NCBIv3, whole genome shotgun sequence.
GCATACATGTAAAATGATATAGTtcagagaatttatagtaccatAGACAAAGGTGTATGCTAATTAAGATTTAGAATAGAAGGCAAATAATTTATATGTGCTTATGCAAATTACTGCCAAGGCCAATGAATTTATGTCAACACCACTGATGCTTAATATAAGTTGCACAGTAGTGACAAATGAGTACCCTCGAACCTACCACATGCTCGTAACTTACCACAAAATGATACTACTCTTGTCTATAAGCTCTTGTTTTAGTATGACAGTACAAGTTCATTCATTTTTTTATGCATACAAGCTTGTAAAATTAGAGTGACACGAATAACAAATACCTGTGTAGTTGGCTagtttatataaaaaaacattacAGGCATATAAATCAGGGAGCAATCCAAGATGCTAACAAGGAACGTAAAAGAGCTGGAACTGACTACTGAAACTACAGAGCTAGTAACATAAAACAAGATAGGGAAAGCTATGCAAGGGATCCAAAATAAATGTAGCTTGATGTTGTTGGTAACAACAGATATATTTCTAGATTTTTGGCATGTGCATCAATAATCGAGTAGGCCTTTGTAGCATACCTTTGAAGTTGTTTTCTCATGTGGTGTTGATGTATGGACTTCAGTTTGTTTAGGACTTCCATAGACAGATTGTTGCTGCTGGTTGGCCTAAACCATGTTTTACAAGACATTAGCAAGAACGTTAATGTTATTATAGCTAATGACAAAGTAGGTACACCTGCACTTCATTTGTTGGAGAGTTCACATCAGCATCTGAGTCTTCATGGATGCCATCAGTATGTATGGAAACATAATTTTCAGAGATGTCATCATCAGTACACTCATGGTCATAATTGTCACCTGCCTGAAAATTTTGAACCAACAAGGTTAAAAAAATTAGCTCTTATTCAAAGGGAGAGAGGGGGGCATGGTTCAACATAAGCTTACTTTATCTTGTAAAGCCGCTCCCATTGCCTTTATCATATCGTCTTCTGGATACTTTTTTGACATAAAAGTACCCAGTACTTCATGGCACCACTCATGCATTCCATCTTATTTTCCAATGCATTTATTTTCTCTTGGTACATTCTTTCTTCCTCAGATTGAGTAACAAAAGTTAAACCTTGAGAAACTTGTACTTGACTCCAGTACTTATCATCATAGTATCCACGTGCTTTAAACTCCTTGCCAACAATATCATTGAACACTTCATTGCCATGCTTTTCTGGCCCCCGCATGGAAAGCGGGCCGAGAGGTCGTACCTGAGCCGGTGACCAGCCACGGAGGACTAGGGCGGCACGGCCCGACGGCTTGTCGGGCTCTACCGTGCCTAGGGACGGACCCACAAGGTATGTCAGGTGGGCCACGACATACCTTGTGGAGCAAATGGTGCCTTTTTAcactaaataaattaatataGAAATATATTAAGTAGTTGCCCTCCAAGACAATAACAACCATGTAGCCTAGCTGGTCTGCAGTTCGCCTTTTGGGCAGAGGGATGCAAGTTCGACCCTTGTGTGGTGCGTATTAATTTTTTAAATTCTTATTTTTTGTTCATTCATGATTTactgttattttattttttccattctaggccttgtttagttccaaaattttttagaaaatcgacactgtagcactttcgtttgtatttgacaaatataatccaatcatggactaactaggctcaaaagatttgtctcgttaatttcgaccaaactgtgtaattagtttttatttttatctatatttaatactctatgcatgcgtctaaagattcgatgttacagggaattaaaaaattttgcaaaattttttgggaactaaacaaggcctaagtcctTTGGTTTTTTTCCTGTTTCCTAAGTAGATCAACACTTATTTTCTTGCTTCCTAAAGTCGTGCGTGTATACTATCGAGCTGCAAtttaatttttaattttttaagtTTTATCCTCCACAAATTAACTATGGCTTTCATGATCGAATGGCCCAAGTGAATTGGATACGGCCCTCCCGGACAGGCAGTCAGGCACACCGCCGTCACGCATGCACTCTGCCTGGCGACCGCCGCTGCTCCCAAGCCGTACGACGCCGTCGTGCCTGGGGCAGTCCGCCGCCGCACCTGGGGGCCAGGCCGCCGCCACACCCAGGAGGGCAGGCAGCCAGGCCGCCGCCGTACCCTGGTGCCGGCCGCCGCTCTTCACGACTGTGAAGTCATCGCTCCTCTTGTGGCTCCTGCTTCAAGCCTCGAACTGCGAATCTCCATTGCCATACCTGTGCTGTAATCTGAATCCAAGTGCCTGCATCACACAACCCTCCTTCGACTTCTAGTCCCCACCGCCGTGCTTCCTTGCTGGACCTCGTCAACTCTCAGCCCATCCTCAGGCTTACAGATATTGATTTGTACTATATCCTTCGTTTCCTCTTGTTAGTTCCTTATTAATTATTTTATGGATATTCAATTGTGGATACATTTGCCATTTGCTATTGCCGTATTGGTACTTATGCAGGCCTTTTGTCATATACTGGactgcttaatttaaaattagATTGTGCATATGTGCGGTGTGCATATGTACTCATGTAGGCCATTTGGTGTTGTGCCTCCATTCTATTGACTTTGTGGTGCCCAATTTAGGAATTAGGATGCAGACATGTGGATGTTTATGCTTAAATCAATCTAATATTCAGTAGATTGGAAAGTGGGTTTATGTGCATGGTAGCAATAGGGCCTGTTGTTGTGTGCTTGTTAGTAATTCATCAATCTCTATTGGCTTAGGACTAAATTTCTGTTGATATTTGGATTGCACCTTCATTCAATATTCATCCACGTGACAAATACAATAAAAGCTTACCCGTTTTATTCAACTTTAATAGGTCATCATATAAAGATTGATGGATTGAAGTTGGATGAAAGAATCAAGATTGGAGACAACATATAAAAATGGTGTTGAGCAGTTTTTAGCTTTTGCTtaccagaaccttccaccagacAGCGAGATACTTTGTCCATGCATAAACTGCAAAAATAGATACAACCACAGTTGTAATGAGGTCAGGACACATCTGAGATGTGATGGTATTATTAAAGGTTATACTACATGggttcaccatggtgaaaaatATGCCAGGCCATTAATTGCACTTGCTGATGTACCAAATATTGCTGGAAATTTGACTACTTCGGGTCCAATACGAGATCACCAGGATAGAGGATCTGATGGAATGCAAGAACTCTTGCATGCTGCATTTGGAAGGATTGCAAGTATGTCTAGTGTCGAAGAAGATGATATTCAGTCTGGATCTGTAGATGTGGAACATAATGGCACTGAGGATCATGTGAATCCAATGGAAGGTGATGCTTTGGGGAGGCAACTGAATATATATGCAAGCTTATTGAAGGATGCAGATGCAGGTATATTTTCTGGCTGTAAATATTCTAGACTGTCATTTTTGGTCCACTTATATCACGTGAAGTGCTTATATGGTTGGTCACAAGAATCATTTACAACACTACTGGAAATACAGAATATATATGCAAGCTTATTGAAGGATGCAGATGCAGGTATATTTTCTGGGTGTAAATATTCTAGACTGTCATTTTTGGTCCACTTATATCACGTGAAGTGCTTATATGGTTGGTCACAAGAATCATTTACAACACTACTGGAAATAATATCTTCTATTCCTGGAGCTAATCTACCCAAGACATACTATGAAGCAAAGAAAATCATCAGTGACTTAGGTCTTGATTATATGAGAATCCATGCTTGCCCCAATGATTGCATTCTTTTTCGAGGTGATTTTGCCAAACAAGATTTTTGTCATGTGTGTGAGAGCTCTCGTTGGAAAGCTAATAAGAAGGATACAAATGCTTTTGTAGGTAAACCTAAGGGGAAAAGGAAACCAGCCAAAGTGTTGCGTTACTTTCCATTGATTCCCCGGATCCAAAGGTTATTTTCAACCACCAAAACTTCAGATGACATGCGTTGGCATGATGATGGTCGTACAAAGGAGGAAAAACTACGTCACCCAGCAGATGGTGATGCTTGGAAGGACTTTAATGATAGAAATCCTGACTTTGCAGAAGATCCTCGTAATATACGTCTTGGTCTGGCTAGTGATGGATTTAACCCTTTTGGGAATAAGAATTTAAAGCACAGTACATGGCCAGTAATGCTTGTTCCTTACAACCTTCCACCTTGGATCTGCATGAAGCAAACATCTTTAATTATGTCAATGATCATCCCTGGACCAAAGTCTCCAGGTAATGATGTAGATGTATATTTGCAGCCCCTTATTGATGAACTCTTACTTTTGTGGGCGGGAGTAGGTGAAAGACCTGATGCCTCTTCGAAAAAGAAATTTACTCTTCAAGCTGCATTATTCTGGACTATAaatgattttcctgcattagcTTACCTATATGGTTGGAGCACAGGCGGTAGATATGCATGTCCTTCTTGTGGTCCAGCTCCAAAATCATTCACCTAAAGAAAGGTAAAACGATGTGCTATATGGGTCATCGTTGATGGCTGCCGATAAATCACAAATACCGGAGGCAAAGGTTGCAGTTTGATGGCTCCGTAGAGACTAGACTTGCACCTGAAAAAATGAGTGGAACTACTATTTTCAAAATTTTGGAAGGCAAAGAGTTTGTGTTAGGGAAAAGGGGGAGCACATCAAAGACAgtcaacaagaaaggcaagaacAAGAAAGTGGAAGTTGAAAGTGATCAGAAATGCAAGCGTACAAGACAGGGACAAAAGAAGGAATCAGATGGGGGTGGTGGTAAGGTGGAGAAGAAGCCAGAAGATTGGTTGAAAAAGAGGTCAATTTTCTTTCAACTGCCATATTGGGAACAAAACAAATTAAGACACAATACAGATGTAAATGCACTTAGA
It encodes:
- the LOC110430009 gene encoding uncharacterized protein LOC110430009 isoform X3, with amino-acid sequence MKESRLETTYKNGVEQFLAFAYQNLPPDSEILCPCINCKNRYNHSCNEVRTHLRCDGIIKGYTTWVHHGEKYARPLIALADVPNIAGNLTTSGPIRDHQDRGSDGMQELLHAAFGRIASMSSVEEDDIQSGSVDVEHNGTEDHVNPMEGDALGRQLNIYASLLKDADAGIFSGCKYSRLSFLVHLYHVKCLYGWSQESFTTLLEIQNIYASLLKDADAGKPKGKRKPAKVLRYFPLIPRIQRLFSTTKTSDDMRWHDDGRTKEEKLRHPADGDAWKDFNDRNPDFAEDPRNIRLGLASDGFNPFGNKNLKHSTWPVMLVPYNLPPWICMKQTSLIMSMIIPGPKSPGNDVDVYLQPLIDELLLLWAGVGERPDASSKKKFTLQAALFWTINDFPALAYLYGWSTGGRYACPSCGPAPKSFT
- the LOC8061275 gene encoding uncharacterized protein LOC8061275 is translated as MAMKCSMILLARSLKHVDTMMISTGVKYKFLKAGDNYDHECTDDDISENYVSIHTDGIHEDSDADVNSPTNEVQANQQQQSVYGSPKQTEVHTSTPHEKTTSKMA
- the LOC110430009 gene encoding uncharacterized protein LOC110430009 isoform X4, coding for MKESRLETTYKNGVEQFLAFAYQNLPPDSEILCPCINCKNRYNHSCNEVRTHLRCDGIIKGYTTWVHHGEKYARPLIALADVPNIAGNLTTSGPIRDHQDRGSDGMQELLHAAFGRIASMSSVEEDDIQSGSVDVEHNGTEDHVNPMEGDALGRQLNIYASLLKDADAGKPKGKRKPAKVLRYFPLIPRIQRLFSTTKTSDDMRWHDDGRTKEEKLRHPADGDAWKDFNDRNPDFAEDPRNIRLGLASDGFNPFGNKNLKHSTWPVMLVPYNLPPWICMKQTSLIMSMIIPGPKSPGNDVDVYLQPLIDELLLLWAGVGERPDASSKKKFTLQAALFWTINDFPALAYLYGWSTGGRYACPSCGPAPKSFT
- the LOC110430009 gene encoding uncharacterized protein LOC110430009 isoform X2, which codes for MKESRLETTYKNGVEQFLAFAYQNLPPDSEILCPCINCKNRYNHSCNEVRTHLRCDGIIKGYTTWVHHGEKYARPLIALADVPNIAGNLTTSGPIRDHQDRGSDGMQELLHAAFGRIASMSSVEEDDIQSGSVDVEHNGTEDHVNPMEGDALGRQLNIYASLLKDADAGIFSGCKYSRLSFLVHLYHVKCLYGWSQESFTTLLEIQNIYASLLKDADAGIFSGCKYSRLSFLVHLYHVKCLYGWSQESFTTLLEIISSIPGANLPKTYYEAKKIISDLGLDYMRIHACPNDCILFRGKPKGKRKPAKVLRYFPLIPRIQRLFSTTKTSDDMRWHDDGRTKEEKLRHPADGDAWKDFNDRNPDFAEDPRNIRLGLASDGFNPFGNKNLKHSTWPVMLVPYNLPPWICMKQTSLIMSMIIPGPKSPGNDVDVYLQPLIDELLLLWAGVGERPDASSKKKFTLQAALFWTINDFPALAYLYGWSTGGRYACPSCGPAPKSFT
- the LOC110430009 gene encoding uncharacterized protein LOC110430009 isoform X1, producing MKESRLETTYKNGVEQFLAFAYQNLPPDSEILCPCINCKNRYNHSCNEVRTHLRCDGIIKGYTTWVHHGEKYARPLIALADVPNIAGNLTTSGPIRDHQDRGSDGMQELLHAAFGRIASMSSVEEDDIQSGSVDVEHNGTEDHVNPMEGDALGRQLNIYASLLKDADAGIFSGCKYSRLSFLVHLYHVKCLYGWSQESFTTLLEIQNIYASLLKDADAGIFSGCKYSRLSFLVHLYHVKCLYGWSQESFTTLLEIISSIPGANLPKTYYEAKKIISDLGLDYMRIHACPNDCILFRGDFAKQDFCHVCESSRWKANKKDTNAFVGKPKGKRKPAKVLRYFPLIPRIQRLFSTTKTSDDMRWHDDGRTKEEKLRHPADGDAWKDFNDRNPDFAEDPRNIRLGLASDGFNPFGNKNLKHSTWPVMLVPYNLPPWICMKQTSLIMSMIIPGPKSPGNDVDVYLQPLIDELLLLWAGVGERPDASSKKKFTLQAALFWTINDFPALAYLYGWSTGGRYACPSCGPAPKSFT